One segment of Polypterus senegalus isolate Bchr_013 chromosome 8, ASM1683550v1, whole genome shotgun sequence DNA contains the following:
- the LOC120533649 gene encoding cystatin-A-like isoform X1 has translation MDILGRWSELKPADNEVQEICDQVKPDVEKLLHMKFETFRALVHRTLLLAGGMHYLIQVLIEHGEDEDGKYLHEKCLHVRVFSSLERQLDVMNAMNMRPVTVADKLIPF, from the exons ATGGACATTCTAGGAAGATGGTCTGAACTAAAACCTGCAGACAACGAGGTGCAAGAAATCTGTGACCAG GTAAAGCCAGATGTTGAAAAATTGCTCCATATGAAGTTTGAAACATTTAGAGCTCTCGTGCACAGAACTCTGTTGTTGGCAGGAGGAATGCACTACTTGATCCAG GTTCTAATTGAACATGGCGAGGATGAGGATGGGAAATATCTGCACGAGAAGTGTCTGCATGTGCGGGTGTTCAGCAGTCTTGAAAGGCAGCTGGATGTCATGAATGCGATGAACATGAGACCAGTGACAGTTGCCGATAAACTCATCCCATTCTAA